In Picosynechococcus sp. PCC 7002, the following are encoded in one genomic region:
- a CDS encoding rubredoxin, with protein MSDRPIEKTLAEKAPASYECPSCGYIYTPAKGESRTNTPPGTAFEDLPLIWNCPVCSVDRAQFRNIGAADAPSGFEENLKYGFGVNNLSSNQKNLLIFGAMGLAILFFLSLYGLD; from the coding sequence ATGAGCGATCGCCCCATAGAAAAAACCCTCGCCGAAAAGGCTCCTGCTAGTTACGAATGCCCCAGCTGCGGTTACATTTACACCCCTGCAAAGGGAGAAAGCCGTACCAACACGCCACCGGGTACAGCCTTTGAAGATCTGCCCCTCATTTGGAACTGTCCTGTTTGTAGCGTTGATCGCGCCCAATTTCGCAATATTGGTGCAGCGGATGCCCCCTCAGGTTTTGAAGAAAATCTGAAATATGGTTTTGGCGTGAATAACCTCAGCTCCAACCAAAAAAACCTACTCATTTTTGGAGCCATGGGCTTGGCAATCCTTTTCTTCCTGAGCCTTTATGGTCTGGACTAA